Proteins encoded by one window of Anguilla rostrata isolate EN2019 chromosome 9, ASM1855537v3, whole genome shotgun sequence:
- the LOC135262349 gene encoding pre-mRNA 3'-end-processing factor FIP1-like isoform X2, whose protein sequence is MATELGTSDPTSVPNTVTEPGEDEEHWLYGDENSEKQNEEDLPGLEDSTQESYLSGTEGKDTCAQVAKSGEDDDDDDDSDSDDDDVKVTIGNIKTGAPSYMAPPMNLSLKPGRGYLAPAAKLPPKGVDLEVLGMNGLEAEPEVETDIFEDKPWRKPGADLSDYFNYGFNEETWKAYCEKQRRLQLGLEPNVPLASENKITVQQGRVAVLEKEMEVSAAKQDFKMDFPPPPIVLPTASRLKAGPPPNRKLGGTIDVIGGQTGAIRRVEGRRREMLEQNPIQVLGDHSAKTQPFVPPAGPPPPPIGAPPPHFMHPPPPVSRMPPPLHPPGIPPPALPGLFPPPMAPPPSLLMPPLDRCPPSGYSNRPPPAFGYNTADPNYISYPPVSSSHPPWGTSLEKGVAAGSGGHWEYGGPRRDRERDREIERERDRERDRTPTTSEYSNDDDRYHYYSHEREFHHGREHSRERSCERSREKEERHRDRRHRDKEESKHKSSKRRQHDGEEGESHRRHKHKKSKRNKEEKEEGLGHGEEPEGKD, encoded by the exons ATGGCGACCGAACTGGGCACTTCAGATCCCACTTCGGTACCAAATACCGTGACCGAACCCGGGGAAGATGAGGAACACTGGCTTTATGGGG aCGAGAACTCCGAGAAACAAAACGAGGAGGATTTGCCGGG gtTGGAAGATTCCACTCAGGAGAGCTATCTCAGTGGCACAGAGGGGAAAGACACCTGTGCTCAG GTAGCAAAAAgtggtgaggatgatgatgatgatgatgacagcgACAGTGACGACGATGATGTCAAGGTCACGATAGGGAACATTAAAACTGGAGCTCCCTCGTACAT GGCCCCACCGATGAACCTGAGTCTGAAACCAGGGAGGGGTTACTTGGCTCCAGCAG CCAAGCTGCCACCCAAAGGCGTAGATTTGGAGGTGTTGGGCATGAACGGGCTGGAGGCAGAACCAGAGGTGGAGACGGACATTTTTGAGGACAAACCATGGCGGAAACCAG GTGCTGATCTGTCTGATTACTTCAACTATGGCTTTAACGAGGAAACGTGGAAAGCATACTGTGAGAAACAGCGTAGGCTGCAGCTGGGGCTCGAGCCCAATGTTCCCCTCGCCTCAGAGAACAAGATCACA GTTCAGCAGGGAAGGGTGGCCGTTTTGGAGAAGGAAATGGAGGTGTCTGCCGCCAAACAGGACTTTAAGATGgacttccctccccctcccatagTGCTTCCCACCGCCAGTAGACTTAAAGCTGGGCCCCCCCCAAACAG GAAGTTGGGTGGGACAATCGATGTGATTGGTGGACAGACAGGTGCTATTCGCCGGGTGGAGGGACGCAGGAGAGAAATGCTTGAACAGAATCCCATCCAG GTGCTGGGAGATCACTCTGCTAAAACCCAACCCTTTGTTCCACCAGCcgggccccctcccccacccattGGAGCTCCTCCCCCACACTTCAtgcacccacccccacctgtcTCACGAATGCCCCCCCCTCTGCACCCCCCAG GTATACCTCCACCTGCCCTTCCAG GGCTGTTCCCACCACCGATGGCTCCGCCCCCTAGTCTGTTAATGCCCCCATTGGATAG GTGCCCACCTTCAGGCTACAGCAACAGACCTCCCCCTGCTTTTGGGTACAACACTGCGG ACCCAAATTACATCAGTTATCCCCCTGTCTCATCGTCACACCCACCCTGGGGGACCTCACTAGAGAAGGGCGTAGCAGCTGGAAGTGGGGGCCACTGGGAATATGGGGGCCCTCGCCGAGACAGGGAACGGgacagagagattgagagagagagagaccgcgaGAGGGATCGTACTCCCACCACCAGCGAGTACAGCAA TGATGATGACCGGTATCACTACTACAGTCACGAGCGGGAGTTTCACCATGGGCGTGAACACAGTCGTGAGCGTAGTTGTGAGCGCAGCCGGGAAAAGGAAGAGCGACACAGAGATCGACGGCACAGAGACAAGGAGGAGAGCAAACACAAGTCCTCCAAGCG CAGGCAACATGATGGCGAGGAGGGGGAGAGTCATCgtagacacaaacacaagaagagCAAACGCAacaaggaggagaaggaggaagggCTGGGGCAtggggaggagccagagggCAAGGACTAG
- the LOC135262363 gene encoding ADP/ATP translocase 2-like yields MNETAISFAKDFLAGGIAAAISKTAVAPIERVKLLLQVQHASKQITADMQYKGIVDCVVRIPKEQGFLSFWRGNLANVIRYFPTQALNFAFKDKYKKVFLDGVDKHTQFWRYFAGNLASGGAAGATSLCFVYPLDFARTRLAADVGKAGAAREFSGLGNCLGKIFRSDGLKGLYQGFNVSVQGIIIYRAAYFGIYDTAKGMMPDPKNTHIVVSWMIAQSVTAVAGLTSYPFDTVRRRMMMQSGRKGADIMYSGTIDCWKKIARDEGGKAFFKGAWSNVLRGMGGAFVLVLYDELKKVI; encoded by the exons ATGAATGAGACCGCTATTTCATTCGCCAAGGACTTCCTGGCTGGCGGTATCGCAGCTGCTATTTCCAAGACAGCTGTTGCTCCCATTGAGAGAGTCAAGCTTCTTCTTCAG GTCCAGCATGCCAGCAAACAGATCACTGCTGATATGCAGTACAAGGGCATCGTAGACTGTGTGGTCAGGATCCCTAAGGAGCAGGGCTTCTTGTCCTTCTGGAGAGGAAACCTGGCTAATGTCATCAGGTACTTCCCCACCCAGGCCCTCAACTTTGCCTTCAAGGACAAGTACAAGAAGGTCTTCCTGGATGGGGTTGACAAGCACACCCAGTTCTGGCGGTACTTCGCCGGTAACCTGGCCTCCGGTGGTGCTGCTGGGGCCACCTCCCTGTGTTTCGTGTACCCCCTCGACTTTGCCCGAACCCGTCTTGCCGCCGATGTGGGGAAAGCTGGCGCTGCGCGGGAGTTCAGTGGCCTGGGAAACTGCCTGGGGAAGATCTTCAGGTCGGACGGCCTTAAGGGCTTGTACCAAGGCTTCAATGTGTCGGTGCAGGGAATCATCATCTACAGAGCTGCTTACTTCGGCATCTACGACACCGCTAAAG GTATGATGCCGGACCCGAAGAACACTCACATTGTGGTCAGCTGGATGATCGCTCAGTCTGTGACCGCCGTCGCCGGTCTCACATCCTACCCCTTCGACACTGTCCGTCGTCGCATGATGATGCAGTCTGGCCGTAAAGGAG CTGACATCATGTACAGTGGCACAATTGACTGCTGGAAGAAGATTGCTCGTGATGAGGGTGGCAAGGCCTTCTTCAAAGGAGCCTGGTCTAATGTTCTCCGAGGCATGGGTGGAGCCTTTGTCTTGGTCTTGTATGACGAGCTGAAGAAAGTCATctaa
- the LOC135262349 gene encoding pre-mRNA 3'-end-processing factor FIP1-like isoform X1, producing the protein MATELGTSDPTSVPNTVTEPGEDEEHWLYGDENSEKQNEEDLPGLEDSTQESYLSGTEGKDTCAQVAKSGEDDDDDDDSDSDDDDVKVTIGNIKTGAPSYMAPPMNLSLKPGRGYLAPAAKLPPKGVDLEVLGMNGLEAEPEVETDIFEDKPWRKPGADLSDYFNYGFNEETWKAYCEKQRRLQLGLEPNVPLASENKITVQQGRVAVLEKEMEVSAAKQDFKMDFPPPPIVLPTASRLKAGPPPNRKLGGTIDVIGGQTGAIRRVEGRRREMLEQNPIQVLGDHSAKTQPFVPPAGPPPPPIGAPPPHFMHPPPPVSRMPPPLHPPGIPPPALPGLFPPPMAPPPSLLMPPLDSRCPPSGYSNRPPPAFGYNTADPNYISYPPVSSSHPPWGTSLEKGVAAGSGGHWEYGGPRRDRERDREIERERDRERDRTPTTSEYSNDDDRYHYYSHEREFHHGREHSRERSCERSREKEERHRDRRHRDKEESKHKSSKRRQHDGEEGESHRRHKHKKSKRNKEEKEEGLGHGEEPEGKD; encoded by the exons ATGGCGACCGAACTGGGCACTTCAGATCCCACTTCGGTACCAAATACCGTGACCGAACCCGGGGAAGATGAGGAACACTGGCTTTATGGGG aCGAGAACTCCGAGAAACAAAACGAGGAGGATTTGCCGGG gtTGGAAGATTCCACTCAGGAGAGCTATCTCAGTGGCACAGAGGGGAAAGACACCTGTGCTCAG GTAGCAAAAAgtggtgaggatgatgatgatgatgatgacagcgACAGTGACGACGATGATGTCAAGGTCACGATAGGGAACATTAAAACTGGAGCTCCCTCGTACAT GGCCCCACCGATGAACCTGAGTCTGAAACCAGGGAGGGGTTACTTGGCTCCAGCAG CCAAGCTGCCACCCAAAGGCGTAGATTTGGAGGTGTTGGGCATGAACGGGCTGGAGGCAGAACCAGAGGTGGAGACGGACATTTTTGAGGACAAACCATGGCGGAAACCAG GTGCTGATCTGTCTGATTACTTCAACTATGGCTTTAACGAGGAAACGTGGAAAGCATACTGTGAGAAACAGCGTAGGCTGCAGCTGGGGCTCGAGCCCAATGTTCCCCTCGCCTCAGAGAACAAGATCACA GTTCAGCAGGGAAGGGTGGCCGTTTTGGAGAAGGAAATGGAGGTGTCTGCCGCCAAACAGGACTTTAAGATGgacttccctccccctcccatagTGCTTCCCACCGCCAGTAGACTTAAAGCTGGGCCCCCCCCAAACAG GAAGTTGGGTGGGACAATCGATGTGATTGGTGGACAGACAGGTGCTATTCGCCGGGTGGAGGGACGCAGGAGAGAAATGCTTGAACAGAATCCCATCCAG GTGCTGGGAGATCACTCTGCTAAAACCCAACCCTTTGTTCCACCAGCcgggccccctcccccacccattGGAGCTCCTCCCCCACACTTCAtgcacccacccccacctgtcTCACGAATGCCCCCCCCTCTGCACCCCCCAG GTATACCTCCACCTGCCCTTCCAG GGCTGTTCCCACCACCGATGGCTCCGCCCCCTAGTCTGTTAATGCCCCCATTGGATAG TAGGTGCCCACCTTCAGGCTACAGCAACAGACCTCCCCCTGCTTTTGGGTACAACACTGCGG ACCCAAATTACATCAGTTATCCCCCTGTCTCATCGTCACACCCACCCTGGGGGACCTCACTAGAGAAGGGCGTAGCAGCTGGAAGTGGGGGCCACTGGGAATATGGGGGCCCTCGCCGAGACAGGGAACGGgacagagagattgagagagagagagaccgcgaGAGGGATCGTACTCCCACCACCAGCGAGTACAGCAA TGATGATGACCGGTATCACTACTACAGTCACGAGCGGGAGTTTCACCATGGGCGTGAACACAGTCGTGAGCGTAGTTGTGAGCGCAGCCGGGAAAAGGAAGAGCGACACAGAGATCGACGGCACAGAGACAAGGAGGAGAGCAAACACAAGTCCTCCAAGCG CAGGCAACATGATGGCGAGGAGGGGGAGAGTCATCgtagacacaaacacaagaagagCAAACGCAacaaggaggagaaggaggaagggCTGGGGCAtggggaggagccagagggCAAGGACTAG
- the LOC135262371 gene encoding ubiquitin-conjugating enzyme E2 A-like isoform X2, with product MVWNAVIFGPEGTPFEDGTFKLTVEFTEEYPNKPPTVRFVSKMFHPNVYADGSICLDILQNRWSPTYDVSSILTSIQSLLDEPNPNSPANSQAAQLYQENKREYEKRVSAIVEQSWRDC from the exons ATGGTTTGGAATGCAGTCATTTTTGG cCCGGAGGGAACACCTTTTGAAGATG GTACCTTTAAACTGACAGTAGAATTCACAGAAGAATATCCCAACAAACCACCTACAGTTCGCTTTGTATCCAAAATGTTTCATCCTAATG tcTATGCAGACGGTAGTATATGTTTGGACATTCTTCAGAATCGCTGGAGTCCTACCTACGATGTGTCTTCAATCTTAACTTCTATACAG TCCCTGCTGGATGAACCGAACCCCAATAGTCCAGCAAACAGTCAGGCAGCGCAGCTGTACCAGGAGAACAAGCGCGAGTACGAGAAGAGGGTGTCAGCCATCGTGGAGCAAAGCTGGCGCGACTGTTAA
- the LOC135262371 gene encoding ubiquitin-conjugating enzyme E2 A-like isoform X1 yields the protein MSTPARRRLMRDFKRLQEDPPAGVSGAPSENNIMVWNAVIFGPEGTPFEDGTFKLTVEFTEEYPNKPPTVRFVSKMFHPNVYADGSICLDILQNRWSPTYDVSSILTSIQSLLDEPNPNSPANSQAAQLYQENKREYEKRVSAIVEQSWRDC from the exons aTGTCAACACCAGCCAGAAGACGTTTAATGAGAGACTTTAAACG GCTTCAGGAAGATCCCCCAGCCGGTGTCAGTGGAGCCCCGTCTGAAAACAACATCATGGTTTGGAATGCAGTCATTTTTGG cCCGGAGGGAACACCTTTTGAAGATG GTACCTTTAAACTGACAGTAGAATTCACAGAAGAATATCCCAACAAACCACCTACAGTTCGCTTTGTATCCAAAATGTTTCATCCTAATG tcTATGCAGACGGTAGTATATGTTTGGACATTCTTCAGAATCGCTGGAGTCCTACCTACGATGTGTCTTCAATCTTAACTTCTATACAG TCCCTGCTGGATGAACCGAACCCCAATAGTCCAGCAAACAGTCAGGCAGCGCAGCTGTACCAGGAGAACAAGCGCGAGTACGAGAAGAGGGTGTCAGCCATCGTGGAGCAAAGCTGGCGCGACTGTTAA